From Eleftheria terrae, the proteins below share one genomic window:
- the iolB gene encoding 5-deoxy-glucuronate isomerase, translating to MSLLVKARPVGREIVEVTPASAGWTHVGFRALRLAKGEAEAVQTGTRELCLVVLTGRVDVEAAGHAWRGLGTRDSVFEPVAPAAVYLPPGQAVRITALGPAEVALCTAPSSGRHPARLIEPGAMTRSTRGQGSNTRYICDILPESDAGADHLLVVEVVTPAGHSSSYPPHKHDTEAAPGETQLEETYYHRLNPAQGFAFQRVYTDDRSLDEALAVENHDVVMVPRGYHPCVAPHGYDLYYLNVMAGPGRRWCFRNDPAHEWMLR from the coding sequence ATGAGCCTGCTCGTGAAGGCCCGTCCGGTGGGCCGCGAGATCGTCGAGGTGACGCCGGCATCGGCCGGCTGGACCCATGTCGGCTTCCGCGCGCTGCGGCTGGCCAAGGGCGAGGCCGAGGCGGTGCAGACCGGCACGCGCGAGCTGTGCCTGGTGGTGCTCACCGGCCGCGTCGATGTCGAGGCCGCAGGCCATGCCTGGCGCGGCCTCGGCACGCGTGACAGCGTCTTCGAGCCGGTAGCGCCGGCGGCGGTCTACCTGCCGCCGGGGCAGGCGGTGCGCATCACCGCCCTGGGCCCCGCCGAGGTGGCGCTGTGCACCGCACCGTCGAGCGGGCGCCACCCGGCCCGCCTGATCGAGCCCGGCGCGATGACCCGCAGCACCCGCGGGCAGGGCAGCAACACCCGCTACATCTGCGACATCCTGCCCGAGTCCGATGCCGGGGCCGACCACCTGCTGGTGGTGGAGGTGGTGACGCCGGCCGGGCATTCGTCCAGCTATCCGCCGCACAAGCACGACACCGAGGCGGCGCCCGGCGAGACGCAGCTGGAGGAGACCTACTACCACCGCCTCAACCCGGCCCAGGGCTTTGCCTTCCAGCGGGTCTACACCGACGACCGCAGCCTGGACGAGGCCCTGGCCGTCGAGAACCACGACGTGGTGATGGTGCCGCGTGGCTACCACCCCTGCGTGGCGCCGCACGGCTACGACCTCTACTACCTGAACGTGATGGCCGGCCCGGGGCGGCGCTGGTGCTTCCGCAACGACCCCGCCCACGAGTGGATGCTGCGCTGA
- a CDS encoding GNAT family N-acetyltransferase — MTPITLDTPQLRLRPWRADDLAPFAAMNADAEVMRYLPSRLERADSDALVERLQAHIERDGWGLWAVERRADSRFIGFTGLCEVPEVLPCSPGVEIGWRLARAAWGQGHATEAAQAALQFGFERLGLQEVVSFTAVVNQRSQAVMHRLGMSRDAANFEHPRLPPGHELREHGAWRLPVERWRALNGR, encoded by the coding sequence ATGACGCCGATCACCCTCGACACCCCCCAGCTGCGCCTGCGCCCCTGGCGCGCTGACGACCTGGCCCCCTTCGCCGCGATGAATGCCGACGCCGAGGTGATGCGCTACCTGCCGAGCCGCCTCGAGCGTGCCGACAGCGATGCCCTGGTCGAGCGCCTGCAGGCCCATATCGAGCGCGACGGCTGGGGGCTGTGGGCGGTGGAGCGCCGCGCCGACAGCCGCTTCATCGGCTTCACCGGCCTGTGCGAGGTGCCCGAGGTGCTGCCCTGCTCGCCCGGTGTCGAGATCGGCTGGCGGCTGGCCCGGGCGGCCTGGGGCCAGGGCCATGCGACGGAAGCGGCGCAGGCGGCGCTGCAGTTCGGCTTCGAACGACTGGGCCTGCAGGAGGTGGTGTCCTTCACCGCTGTCGTCAACCAACGCTCGCAGGCCGTGATGCACCGGCTCGGCATGAGCCGCGATGCAGCCAACTTCGAGCATCCCCGGCTGCCGCCCGGGCATGAGCTGCGGGAACACGGCGCCTGGCGGCTGCCGGTGGAGCGCTGGCGCGCCTTGAACGGCCGCTGA
- a CDS encoding PhoX family protein produces MPKDFSTMEDSNRSSNPDIHSVSDPARRTLVRGGLSAVVAGLFAPLLPGCATPGGPGAGGAKLGFKSVPVTAGDRLVVPEGYVARVLAPWGEPVGVAGDMPAFKPDASNTAAEQAVQMGMHHDGVHFYPLGSGSDHGLLVMNHEYTDDGLLHADGMATWSAEKVRKSQAAHGISVIELQRQDATWEVVRPSRYARRITAYTPFRVAGPAAGHALLRTAADPEGRRVLGTFNNCASGKTPWGTYLAGEENFFGYFHGPAEPDAHARRWGLKPNGWGYRWHEHDERFDATRHPNEPNRFGWIVEIDPMDPTSTPVKRTALGRGTHEGATVAVTRDGRAVVYSGEDARFEYIYKFVSRDAIRPGGAQANRDLLDHGTLYVARFDAGGRGAWLPLVHGSGPLTAANGFADQGEVLVKGRQASDLLGGTKMDRPEWLTVDSERREVYCSLTNNTSRGTEGQPPVDAANPRAANSMGQIIRWKEDGDFDGLAFSWNHFVLAGDPANENPDARGNVKGDFFGSPDGLFMDPRGVLWIETDASSTTMGKGDYARLPQNMMLAADVTTGEIRRFLVGPPGCEVTGATMAPDLCTLFVNIQHPGETPSERSDPAAPGRYSSWPDGNGGRPRSATVVIRRQDGGIIGT; encoded by the coding sequence ATGCCCAAAGATTTCTCGACAATGGAAGACTCCAACCGCTCTTCCAATCCCGACATCCACAGCGTCTCCGACCCTGCCCGGCGCACCCTCGTGCGTGGCGGCCTCTCCGCGGTGGTGGCCGGCCTGTTCGCGCCCCTGCTGCCGGGCTGTGCCACGCCGGGCGGGCCAGGCGCAGGCGGTGCCAAGCTCGGCTTCAAGTCGGTGCCCGTCACCGCGGGCGACCGGCTGGTGGTGCCCGAGGGCTACGTGGCCCGCGTGCTCGCCCCGTGGGGCGAGCCGGTGGGCGTGGCGGGCGACATGCCGGCCTTCAAGCCCGATGCGAGCAACACCGCGGCCGAGCAGGCGGTGCAAATGGGCATGCACCATGACGGCGTGCACTTCTACCCGCTGGGCAGCGGCAGCGACCACGGGCTGCTCGTGATGAACCACGAATACACCGACGACGGCCTGCTGCATGCCGACGGCATGGCCACCTGGTCGGCCGAGAAGGTCCGCAAGTCGCAGGCGGCCCACGGTATCTCGGTGATCGAGCTGCAGCGCCAGGATGCCACCTGGGAAGTGGTGCGGCCGTCGCGGTACGCGCGCCGCATCACCGCCTACACCCCTTTCCGCGTGGCCGGCCCGGCCGCCGGCCATGCGCTGCTGCGCACCGCGGCCGACCCCGAGGGCCGCCGCGTGCTGGGCACGTTCAACAACTGCGCGAGCGGCAAGACGCCCTGGGGCACCTACCTGGCCGGCGAGGAGAACTTCTTCGGCTACTTCCACGGTCCCGCCGAGCCGGACGCGCATGCCAGGCGCTGGGGCCTCAAGCCCAACGGCTGGGGCTACCGCTGGCACGAGCACGACGAGCGCTTCGACGCGACCCGCCATCCCAACGAGCCGAACCGCTTCGGCTGGATCGTCGAGATCGATCCGATGGACCCCACCTCCACACCCGTCAAGCGCACCGCGCTCGGCCGCGGCACGCACGAGGGCGCCACGGTGGCCGTCACCCGCGACGGCCGGGCGGTGGTGTACTCCGGCGAGGATGCTCGCTTCGAGTACATCTACAAGTTCGTCTCGCGTGATGCCATCCGCCCCGGCGGCGCCCAGGCCAACCGGGACCTGCTCGACCATGGCACGCTGTACGTGGCCCGCTTCGACGCGGGCGGGCGCGGTGCCTGGCTGCCGCTCGTGCACGGCAGCGGCCCGCTGACCGCTGCCAACGGCTTCGCCGACCAGGGCGAGGTGCTGGTGAAAGGCCGCCAGGCCAGCGACCTGCTGGGTGGCACCAAGATGGACCGCCCGGAATGGCTCACGGTGGACAGCGAGCGCCGCGAGGTCTACTGCTCGCTGACCAACAACACCAGCCGCGGCACCGAGGGGCAGCCCCCGGTCGATGCGGCCAATCCGCGTGCCGCCAACAGCATGGGCCAGATCATCCGCTGGAAGGAAGACGGCGACTTCGACGGCCTGGCCTTCAGCTGGAACCACTTCGTGCTGGCCGGCGACCCGGCCAACGAGAACCCGGATGCGCGTGGCAACGTCAAGGGCGACTTCTTCGGCAGCCCCGACGGCCTCTTCATGGACCCGCGCGGCGTGCTGTGGATCGAGACCGACGCCTCTTCCACCACGATGGGCAAGGGCGACTACGCTCGCCTGCCGCAGAACATGATGCTGGCGGCCGACGTCACCACCGGCGAGATCCGGCGCTTCCTGGTCGGCCCGCCCGGCTGCGAGGTCACCGGTGCCACGATGGCGCCGGACCTCTGCACCCTGTTCGTCAACATCCAGCATCCCGGCGAGACGCCGTCCGAGCGCAGCGACCCTGCCGCGCCGGGCCGCTATTCGAGCTGGCCCGACGGCAACGGCGGCCGGCCACGCTCGGCGACGGTGGTCATCCGCCGGCAGGATGGCGGCATCATCGGCACCTGA
- a CDS encoding SMP-30/gluconolactonase/LRE family protein, translating into MSAVEPPQLYSDLLAVWRARARYGDAPCWSERQQALYWVDTPAQRLYRYTPDNGHRERWYFQAPVYALAERQDADSLLVALPHGLACFDPQAADGYGRLEPLAGTPSVLQDGQRWVQGGCDSHGRFWVGLAQAGRPARGLALWQMPAHRDGSPALQGEDTPVHGLAWSPDGATVYLNDGDSRVWAFDFDAGSAQLSARRECLRCDPAEGRPRGMAVDTAGRLWIARWGGGCVSCHDPADGRELMRLELPARQVTHLAFGGPHRRTLFVCSAREGMDPLQLRAEPLAGALFSVQTDATGLPAGRYAG; encoded by the coding sequence ATGTCCGCCGTCGAACCGCCCCAGCTCTACAGCGACCTGCTCGCAGTGTGGCGCGCCCGCGCCCGCTATGGCGACGCGCCGTGCTGGTCCGAGCGCCAGCAGGCGCTGTACTGGGTGGACACGCCAGCCCAGCGCCTCTACCGCTACACCCCCGACAACGGCCATCGCGAACGCTGGTACTTCCAGGCGCCCGTCTACGCGCTGGCCGAGCGCCAGGACGCGGACAGCCTGCTGGTGGCCCTGCCTCACGGCCTGGCCTGCTTCGATCCGCAAGCGGCGGACGGCTACGGCCGCCTCGAGCCGCTCGCCGGCACACCGTCCGTCCTGCAGGACGGCCAGCGCTGGGTGCAGGGCGGTTGCGACTCGCACGGGCGCTTCTGGGTCGGCCTGGCCCAGGCCGGCCGGCCGGCTCGCGGCCTGGCGCTGTGGCAGATGCCGGCGCACCGTGATGGCAGCCCGGCGCTGCAGGGTGAGGACACCCCCGTGCATGGCCTGGCCTGGTCGCCGGACGGTGCCACCGTGTACCTGAATGATGGCGACAGCCGGGTCTGGGCCTTCGATTTCGACGCCGGCTCGGCACAGCTGTCGGCCCGCCGTGAATGCCTGCGTTGCGACCCTGCGGAGGGCCGCCCGCGTGGCATGGCGGTGGACACGGCCGGCCGACTCTGGATCGCCCGCTGGGGCGGCGGCTGCGTCAGCTGCCACGACCCGGCGGATGGCCGTGAACTGATGCGCCTGGAGCTGCCCGCCCGGCAGGTCACCCATCTGGCCTTCGGCGGGCCGCACCGGCGCACGCTGTTCGTCTGCAGCGCCCGTGAGGGCATGGACCCGCTGCAACTGCGGGCCGAGCCGCTGGCCGGGGCCCTGTTCTCGGTGCAGACCGACGCCACCGGCCTGCCGGCCGGCCGCTACGCCGGCTGA
- a CDS encoding CoA-acylating methylmalonate-semialdehyde dehydrogenase, with the protein MSTTVQHWIDGRLAPGHGERVQDVFNPATGEVARQVRMASAEDVAAAVAAAQAAFPAWAETPPIRRARVMLKFLELLNQHRDTLAALITSEHGKVFSDAQGEVSRGIDVVEFACGIPQLLKGDYTDQVSTGIDNWTLRQPLGVVAGITPFNFPCMVPCWMFPLALACGNTFVLKPSERDPSAALFMAELLKQAGLPDGAFNVVQGDKVAVDALLEHPGVKALSFVGSTPIAQYLYERGAHFGKRVQALGGAKNHMVVMPDADMEQAVDALVGAAYGSAGERCMAISVAVLVGDVADRIVPRLAERARQLKIKNGMEPDAEMGPIVSRQALDRICGYIEDGVNSGARLVVDGRGLKVPGHEQGFWIGGTLFDHVTPQMRIYREEIFGPVLSCVRVNDFAEAVELVNAHEFGNGVACYTRDGHVAREFARRIQVGMVGINVPIPVPMAWHGFGGWKKSLFGDQHAYGEEGVRFYTKQKSVMQRWPEATAKGAEFAMPTAK; encoded by the coding sequence GTGTCCACCACCGTGCAGCACTGGATCGACGGCCGACTGGCCCCGGGCCATGGCGAACGCGTCCAGGACGTGTTCAACCCGGCCACCGGCGAGGTGGCCCGCCAGGTGAGGATGGCCTCGGCCGAGGACGTGGCCGCCGCGGTCGCAGCCGCGCAAGCGGCCTTCCCGGCATGGGCGGAGACGCCGCCGATCCGGCGCGCCCGCGTGATGCTGAAGTTCCTGGAGCTGCTGAACCAGCACCGCGACACGCTGGCCGCCCTCATCACCAGCGAGCATGGCAAGGTGTTCAGCGACGCCCAGGGCGAGGTCTCGCGTGGCATCGACGTGGTGGAGTTCGCTTGCGGCATTCCGCAGCTGCTCAAGGGCGACTACACCGACCAGGTCTCCACCGGCATCGACAACTGGACGCTGCGGCAGCCGCTGGGCGTGGTGGCCGGCATCACGCCCTTCAATTTCCCCTGCATGGTGCCGTGCTGGATGTTTCCGCTGGCCCTGGCCTGCGGCAACACCTTCGTGCTCAAGCCGAGCGAGCGCGACCCTTCGGCCGCCCTCTTCATGGCCGAGCTGCTGAAGCAGGCCGGCCTGCCCGACGGAGCCTTCAACGTGGTGCAGGGCGACAAGGTGGCCGTGGACGCGCTGCTCGAGCATCCCGGCGTGAAGGCGCTGAGCTTCGTCGGCTCCACCCCGATCGCGCAGTACCTCTACGAGCGAGGCGCCCACTTCGGCAAGCGCGTGCAAGCCCTGGGCGGTGCCAAGAACCACATGGTGGTGATGCCCGACGCCGACATGGAGCAGGCGGTGGATGCCCTGGTGGGCGCCGCCTACGGCTCGGCGGGGGAGCGCTGCATGGCCATCTCGGTGGCGGTGCTGGTGGGCGACGTGGCCGACCGCATCGTGCCGCGCCTGGCCGAGCGGGCCCGCCAGCTCAAGATCAAGAACGGCATGGAGCCCGATGCCGAGATGGGCCCCATCGTCTCGCGGCAGGCGCTCGATCGCATTTGCGGCTACATCGAGGACGGCGTGAACAGTGGCGCCCGCCTGGTCGTCGACGGCCGCGGCCTGAAGGTGCCGGGGCATGAGCAGGGCTTCTGGATCGGCGGCACGCTGTTCGACCATGTGACGCCGCAGATGCGCATCTACCGGGAAGAGATCTTCGGGCCGGTGCTGTCCTGTGTGCGCGTGAACGACTTCGCCGAAGCGGTCGAGCTGGTGAATGCCCACGAGTTCGGCAATGGCGTCGCCTGCTACACCCGAGACGGCCATGTGGCGCGGGAGTTCGCGCGCCGCATCCAGGTCGGCATGGTCGGCATCAACGTGCCCATCCCGGTGCCGATGGCCTGGCACGGCTTCGGTGGCTGGAAGAAGAGCCTGTTCGGCGACCAGCACGCCTATGGCGAGGAAGGCGTGCGCTTCTACACCAAGCAGAAGTCGGTGATGCAGCGCTGGCCGGAGGCAACGGCCAAGGGCGCCGAGTTCGCGATGCCCACCGCGAAGTAG
- a CDS encoding LysR family transcriptional regulator produces the protein MSAHQIAPVLADLHLLTVLAETRSFTQAARRLGVSKASVSGRVADLERAAGVPLVRRTTRSVGLTEAGQQLVADIQASFTRIEQSFASVRDLAGTPRGLVRVTAPVALGRQHVAPTLPAFLRRYPEIRLEIELSDRFVNLAQEGFDLAIRHTQAPPETHVAWPLCCTRSLLVAHADYLARRPAPQQPAELAAHDCLLYLRDSGAQSWSFERQLGRRPAERVSVPVSGPLKANNSEVLREAVLGGLGIGLLPDFSALSGLRSGQLRQLLPEWRPVGFFGERLFAIRPWSAQVPRAVQCFVDHLRGALAGGFGQ, from the coding sequence ATGAGCGCCCACCAGATCGCACCCGTCCTGGCCGACCTGCACCTGCTGACCGTGCTGGCCGAGACCCGCAGCTTCACCCAGGCCGCCCGCCGCCTGGGCGTGTCCAAGGCGTCGGTCAGCGGCCGGGTGGCCGACCTGGAGCGGGCGGCCGGCGTGCCGCTGGTGCGCCGCACGACCCGTTCGGTGGGTCTGACCGAGGCTGGCCAGCAATTGGTGGCCGACATCCAGGCCTCGTTCACCCGCATCGAGCAGAGCTTCGCCAGCGTGCGCGACCTGGCCGGCACGCCGCGCGGCCTGGTGCGGGTGACGGCGCCGGTGGCGCTCGGGCGGCAGCACGTCGCGCCGACCCTGCCTGCCTTCCTGCGCCGCTATCCCGAGATCCGGCTCGAGATCGAGCTGAGCGACCGCTTCGTCAACCTCGCCCAGGAAGGCTTCGACCTGGCCATACGCCACACCCAGGCACCGCCGGAGACCCATGTGGCCTGGCCGCTGTGCTGCACCCGCTCCCTGCTCGTGGCGCACGCCGATTACCTGGCGCGCCGCCCCGCCCCGCAGCAGCCGGCCGAGCTGGCCGCGCACGACTGCCTGCTGTACCTGCGCGACAGCGGCGCACAGAGCTGGTCTTTCGAGCGCCAGCTCGGCCGCCGGCCGGCCGAGCGCGTCAGCGTCCCCGTCAGCGGCCCGCTGAAGGCCAACAACAGCGAGGTGCTGCGCGAAGCGGTGCTGGGCGGGCTGGGCATCGGGCTGCTGCCCGATTTCAGTGCCCTGTCCGGGCTGCGCTCCGGGCAGCTGCGGCAGCTGTTGCCCGAGTGGCGTCCGGTCGGCTTCTTCGGCGAGCGGCTGTTCGCCATCCGGCCCTGGAGCGCCCAGGTGCCGCGTGCGGTGCAGTGCTTCGTCGACCACCTTCGCGGCGCGCTGGCCGGCGGCTTCGGCCAGTGA
- a CDS encoding universal stress protein, with product MKILIAADGSEYTQHMLDYLATHEDAFGPGQEFTVLTVVPAVPPRAAAVIDKQTLTEYYSDEAEKVLQPVRAFLEARGRKASTCFEVGHPAEAIAKTAEKGQFGMVVMGSHGHSALRNLVLGSVATNVLAHCKVPVLLIR from the coding sequence ATGAAGATCCTGATTGCGGCGGACGGCAGTGAGTACACCCAGCACATGCTGGACTACCTGGCCACGCACGAAGATGCTTTCGGCCCGGGCCAGGAGTTCACGGTGCTGACCGTCGTGCCGGCCGTGCCGCCGCGGGCGGCCGCCGTCATCGACAAGCAGACCTTGACCGAGTACTACAGCGACGAGGCCGAGAAGGTGCTGCAACCGGTGCGGGCCTTCCTGGAGGCGCGCGGCCGCAAGGCCAGCACCTGCTTCGAGGTGGGCCATCCCGCCGAGGCGATTGCCAAGACCGCCGAGAAGGGCCAGTTCGGCATGGTGGTGATGGGCTCGCATGGCCATTCGGCCTTGCGCAACCTGGTGCTCGGCTCGGTGGCCACCAATGTGCTGGCGCACTGCAAGGTGCCTGTGCTGCTGATTCGCTGA
- a CDS encoding alkaline phosphatase D family protein, protein MQRRTLLTQLGRSAAALALGSLFGSSPGQGPLPDPSERSFADYPFTLGVASGMPRPDSIVLWTRLAPRPYEPGGGLRPTPLAVRWELADDEHFSRPVRAGEQLARPEHAHSVHVQVDRLESGRVYFYRFICGDAVSPIGRTRTAPAEDAPVQRLRLALASCQHYEQGHYAAHRELAARDLDFVLFVGDYIYETSNPTYMVRRHEGRTPTRLDAFRRRHATYKLDPHLRAAHAAHPWILTWDDHEVENDYAADHSRFGGDPHSFLMRRAVAYKAYFEHLPIAPGRAPNGPAMRIHDRYAWGRLAELWTLDARQFRSPQACGEDGPNGGGRLLSRCASVADPGRSVFGAEQERWLDSGLQHSLRSWKLIGQASQISSWGVDTPFGRSIYSDAWDGYPAARERLLRGIARGGVQDVIALGGDVHRHVAAQLRAAPNDPGSPIVASEFVTSSLTSRGLPGVATALIRSANPDLLHARGDERGYAVLELTPRQARCEFRATAFPVAEAARLYTQAAFVVERGHAGVQADL, encoded by the coding sequence GTGCAGCGCCGTACCCTGCTCACCCAGCTTGGCCGCAGCGCGGCTGCGCTTGCGCTTGGCAGCCTGTTCGGTTCCTCACCGGGGCAAGGGCCGCTGCCGGACCCGTCGGAGCGCTCCTTCGCCGACTATCCCTTCACGCTCGGTGTGGCCAGCGGCATGCCGCGCCCCGACTCGATCGTGCTGTGGACCCGGCTTGCTCCGCGGCCCTACGAGCCGGGCGGCGGCCTGCGGCCGACGCCGCTGGCGGTGCGCTGGGAGCTGGCCGATGACGAGCACTTCAGCCGGCCGGTGCGTGCCGGCGAGCAGCTGGCGCGGCCCGAGCACGCGCACAGCGTGCACGTGCAGGTGGACCGGCTGGAAAGCGGGCGCGTGTATTTCTACCGCTTCATCTGTGGCGATGCCGTGAGCCCCATCGGGCGCACGCGCACCGCGCCCGCGGAAGATGCACCCGTGCAGCGCCTGCGCCTGGCGCTCGCCTCGTGCCAGCACTACGAGCAAGGCCACTACGCGGCGCACCGGGAGCTGGCGGCACGCGACCTCGACTTCGTGCTGTTCGTCGGCGACTACATCTACGAGACCAGCAACCCGACCTACATGGTGCGCCGGCACGAGGGCCGCACGCCGACCCGGCTGGACGCCTTCCGGCGCCGTCACGCGACCTACAAGCTGGACCCGCACCTGCGTGCCGCGCACGCGGCCCACCCCTGGATCCTGACCTGGGACGACCATGAGGTGGAAAACGACTATGCCGCCGACCATTCGCGCTTCGGCGGCGACCCGCACAGCTTCCTGATGCGCCGGGCGGTGGCCTACAAGGCCTATTTCGAGCACCTGCCGATCGCGCCGGGGCGCGCGCCGAACGGGCCGGCCATGCGCATCCACGACCGCTATGCCTGGGGCCGGCTGGCCGAGCTGTGGACGCTGGACGCCCGGCAATTCCGCAGCCCGCAGGCCTGCGGCGAGGACGGCCCCAACGGCGGCGGACGCCTGCTGAGCCGTTGCGCCTCGGTCGCCGACCCGGGCCGCAGCGTCTTCGGTGCCGAGCAGGAGCGCTGGCTGGACAGCGGCCTGCAGCACAGCCTGCGCAGCTGGAAACTCATCGGCCAGGCCAGCCAGATCAGCAGCTGGGGCGTCGACACGCCCTTCGGGCGCAGCATCTACAGCGATGCCTGGGACGGCTATCCGGCAGCCCGCGAGCGGCTCCTGCGCGGTATTGCACGAGGCGGCGTGCAGGACGTCATCGCCCTCGGCGGCGACGTGCACCGGCACGTGGCCGCGCAACTGCGAGCAGCGCCCAACGACCCCGGTTCGCCCATCGTGGCCAGCGAGTTCGTCACCAGCTCGCTCACCTCCCGCGGGCTGCCCGGCGTGGCAACCGCCCTCATCCGCAGCGCCAATCCCGACCTGCTGCACGCGCGCGGCGATGAACGGGGCTATGCGGTGCTGGAGTTGACGCCGCGGCAGGCGCGCTGCGAATTCCGCGCCACCGCCTTCCCGGTGGCCGAAGCGGCCCGCCTGTACACCCAGGCGGCCTTTGTCGTGGAACGTGGCCATGCCGGGGTGCAGGCCGACCTTTGA
- a CDS encoding LysR family transcriptional regulator ArgP produces the protein MHDFDPASLDCLAALVDEGSFERAAARLSITQSAVSQRLRALEQQVGQLLVVRARPLRLTEPGKVLLRFARQWQALRADVARELEESATPDERLPIAVNADSLATWVLPALDPLVQQGVSLELVVDDQDFTHDWLRQGAVLGCVSTVQQALRGCRVVPLGVMRYIAVASPAFVARELPQGLTHANFAHVPFLVFNRKDDMQAQWVGRAFGLRAPRLRDRFVPSSEAYARAVLMGWGVGVVPELQVRDWLASGELVQLHREVCIEVALHWHQWKLGSEQRPQARAALLDRIGEALLAGAGRDLASPQGAAAAGCD, from the coding sequence ATGCACGATTTTGATCCCGCGTCGCTCGACTGCCTGGCCGCCCTGGTCGACGAAGGCAGCTTCGAGCGGGCCGCAGCGCGGCTGTCCATCACCCAGTCGGCGGTGTCGCAGCGCCTGCGTGCACTGGAACAGCAGGTGGGCCAGCTGCTGGTGGTGCGCGCACGCCCGCTGCGGCTTACCGAGCCCGGCAAGGTGCTGCTGCGGTTCGCCCGCCAATGGCAGGCGCTGCGGGCCGACGTGGCGCGCGAGCTGGAGGAAAGCGCCACGCCGGACGAGCGCCTGCCCATTGCGGTGAACGCCGACAGCCTGGCCACCTGGGTGCTGCCGGCACTGGATCCGCTGGTGCAGCAGGGCGTCTCGCTCGAACTGGTGGTGGATGACCAGGACTTCACCCACGACTGGCTGCGCCAGGGCGCCGTGCTGGGCTGCGTCTCGACGGTGCAGCAGGCCTTGCGTGGCTGCCGGGTCGTGCCGCTCGGGGTGATGCGCTACATCGCCGTGGCCAGTCCGGCCTTCGTGGCGCGGGAGCTGCCGCAAGGCCTGACGCATGCCAACTTCGCGCACGTGCCCTTCCTCGTCTTCAACCGCAAGGACGACATGCAGGCACAGTGGGTCGGACGCGCCTTCGGGCTGCGCGCACCGCGCCTGCGCGACCGCTTCGTGCCGTCGTCCGAGGCGTATGCACGGGCCGTCCTGATGGGCTGGGGCGTCGGCGTGGTGCCGGAGTTGCAGGTGCGCGACTGGCTGGCCAGCGGCGAGCTGGTGCAGTTGCACCGCGAGGTCTGCATCGAGGTGGCGTTGCACTGGCACCAATGGAAGCTGGGCAGCGAGCAGCGGCCACAGGCACGCGCCGCCCTGCTGGATCGCATCGGCGAAGCGCTGCTGGCCGGCGCAGGGCGAGACCTGGCGTCGCCACAGGGTGCAGCCGCCGCAGGGTGCGACTGA
- a CDS encoding LysE/ArgO family amino acid transporter, translating into MPAVLTPATDAAFAAAGLQGLLTMGGLIVAIGAQNALVLRQGLARSHVGVVVALCTLSDWLLTVVGVYGLGRLIAASPLFLEICRFGGAAFLALYALRAARRAWSGPAAALVGTGTVQRLGPTVAATLAMTYLNPHVYLDTVVLMGTLGAQHAATARLAFVLGAGLASLLWFSVLGFGSLAAARWLRQPGVWRAIDLGIAGVMGWMALQLALRPLDI; encoded by the coding sequence ATGCCCGCAGTTTTGACACCCGCCACTGACGCCGCGTTCGCCGCGGCCGGCCTGCAGGGCTTGTTGACGATGGGTGGGTTGATCGTCGCCATCGGCGCGCAGAACGCGCTGGTGCTGCGGCAGGGGCTGGCGCGCTCGCATGTCGGCGTGGTGGTGGCCTTGTGCACCTTGTCCGACTGGCTGCTGACGGTGGTCGGGGTGTACGGCCTTGGCCGCTTGATCGCTGCCTCGCCGCTGTTCCTGGAGATCTGTCGCTTCGGCGGCGCGGCCTTCCTGGCGCTGTACGCGCTGCGGGCGGCGCGACGTGCCTGGAGCGGGCCGGCGGCCGCCCTGGTGGGCACCGGCACCGTGCAGCGCCTCGGCCCCACGGTGGCGGCGACGCTGGCGATGACCTACCTCAACCCGCATGTCTATCTCGACACGGTGGTGCTGATGGGCACCCTGGGCGCGCAGCATGCGGCCACGGCCCGCCTGGCCTTTGTGCTCGGCGCGGGGCTTGCATCGCTGCTGTGGTTCTCGGTGCTGGGCTTCGGCTCGCTGGCCGCGGCACGCTGGCTGCGGCAGCCGGGCGTGTGGCGCGCCATCGACCTCGGCATTGCCGGCGTGATGGGCTGGATGGCGCTGCAACTGGCCCTGCGACCTCTCGATATCTGA